The sequence atgacaccaacctgATCATCAGTGTCATTTCAGGGTCTGGTAGCCCTTCCTGCCTCACCTCGGCTGAGGTGACTGCAGCCACCAATTCCATCGCTGGAGATGAGGACCACTACCAGTCATCTCCAAACCCCTCAGGGTGTCATAGCCCTGCCAGTCCCACCTTGGCTAAGGCTGGGACCAGTAACATCAGAGCCTCCAACCCCATGGAGGATTCTTCAGGGTATTCAAGCCCTGTACATCCAGCTGAGACTGGATCCAATGACACCAATCTCAGCATTGGTGTCATTTCAGGGTCTGGTAGCCCTTCCTGCCTCACCTCGGCTGAGGTGACTGCAGCCACCAATTCCATCGCTGGAGATGAGGACCACTACCAGTCATCTCCAAACCCCTCAGGGTGTCATAGCCCTGCATGTCCCGCCTTGGCTAAGGCTGGGACCAGTAACATCAGAGCCTCCAACCCCATGGAGGATTCTTCAGGGTATTCAAGCCCTGTACATCCAGCTGAGACTggatccaatgacaccaacctgATCATCAGTGTCATTTCAGGGTCTGGTAGCCCTTCCTGCCTCACCTCGGCTGAGGTGACTGCAGCCACCAATTCCATCGCTGGAGATGAGGACCACTACCAGTCATCTCCAAACCCCTTAGGGTGTCATAGCCCTGCCTGTCCTGCCTTGGCTAAGGCTGGGACCAGTAACATCAGAGCCTCCAACCTGATGGAGGATTCTTCAGGGTATTCAAGCCCTGTACATCCAGCTGAGACTGGATCCAATGACACCAATCTCAGCATTGGTGTAATTTCAGGGTCTGGTAGCCCTTCCTGCCTCACCTCGGCTGAGGTGACTGCAGCCACCAATTCCATCGCTGGAGATGAGGACCACTACCAGTCATCTCCAAACCCCTCAGGGTGTCATAGCCCTGCCTGTCCTGCCTTGGCTAAGGCTGGGACCAGTAACATCAGAGCCTCCAACCCCATGGAGGATTCTTCAGGGTATTCAAGCCCTGCACATCCAGCTGAGACTggatccaatgacaccaacctgATCATCAGTGTAATTTCAGGGTCTGGTAGCCCTTCCTGCCTCACCTCGGCTGAGGTGACTGCAGCCACCAATTCCATCGCTGGAGATGAGGACCACTACCAGTCATCTCCAAACCCCTCAGGGTGTCATAACCCTGCCAGTCCCACCTTGGCTAAGGCTGGGACCACCATCAGCACCTCCAGCATCACGGAGGTCCATTCACAGCCTGCAGCACATTGCAGCCCTGCATGCCCGGATGAAGATGGAACAGCCAACACCAACCTGGGCACAGAGTGTGTCCTTTCAGGACCTTGCATCCCTTCCCATCCTGGAACCCCTGACACTGCCCTAAGCATGGCGAGTGTCTTCTCAGGAACTTCCAACTCAGAGACTGAATCCACCGGAGACGACTCCACCGCACCAAGCGAGGACGTGAGAATAACGCTGTCAAGCTTCACATTGCACTGTGAGCTTGGAGAAGGAAGCTTTGGAAAGGTAAGTGCTCATTTACTCCCCGTTACTTCAATGACTAGCTCCACCCACAAAACACCCTTTCATCACCGAGGACCCCACTAATTGTTATCTTCTCTCTCATTCAGGTTGTTCTGGCGACTCACCGAAAGAGCCAGCAGAAAGTGGCCATCAAGTCAGTGATTAAGACTAGAAATACCTACGACCTTGACATAGAACGCTACGCCATGGAGAAGTCACAAGGATGCCCCTTTCTTATTCAGCTATATGCCGCCTTCCAAACCCCCCTCACCGCCTGCTTTGTGATGGAATACGCCAGCGAAGGGAGTTTAAGGGACTTCATCTGGAAATATTCACCAGTCGACAGCGACTACATCCAGTAACTTTCATTACGAAGtgaatttcatttattttaaatgtcattttgtttcaatctaacttttattttctcttttacaGATTCCTTGTGGCAGAAATATCGTGTGGCCTGGAATTCCTTCACTATAATGGCATCCTTCATAGGTAAGTACTTGTATTGTATTGTAGACCATATACCCGTGTACAATGTGTCAGAGGAGGGCACATATATACATGGCTACCTAATGTCTTCCCACTTTACCAAGCAACTGATAGAAGAAGCTCATGGAAAACTTCTGTCACTAGCAGCACCGAGAATTGAAATATCAGTTGGCGGGAAAGTGATCCCTAAAATCTGTTTTAGAAATGTATAAAATGACACTTCCAGTCTTTCTCTTTGCAGGGACCTCAAGCCTGATAATATCCTGATGGATGAAGAAGGACATGTCCGCATTGCCGACTATGGACTGGCAGTAGCAGGTCTATGGGACGATGAAAGAAGCACCGGTGTGGCTGGAACCAGAGGATTCATGGCTCCGGAGGTTTGTAGATTTCTCCATACTCATCActtatctattattattatttatctgaCCAATGGACTTATTCATGTCTTTTCTTTGCTTTCGCAGGTTGTCAACAATGACTATTACCAGTTTGAACCGGACTGGTTTTCACTAGGAGTCATTATCTACATCTTGGCCACAAAGCATATGCCATTTGGGAGCATGACCTTTGATGAATACCGGAGAGAGGTGAACTTCAGCTATCCCGATTACCCCCCTGACATGGACCCGGACCTGGAGGACTTCATAAAAGGAGTAAGTAGGAGAACTTTTTTTACACTAAATAGTAACAGGAAAGGCGTCTGGgcatactactgctgctgctctagGGGTATAATGTAGGTTTGCTGACAAGTCTGGTCATTGCCTTGACTGTTGGGTAGTTTGGCTTCTTTGTCCCCCGGTAAAGGTTCAGTTACACAACCATAGTAACACTTTATCATGGGACTGAGGGGGCAGAAGATGCCACATGGGGTAAATCACTGATATGCACATTTCATAATTCTATCAAAGCAGAACTCAAACAACTCATTTATGTTTGCATCCAGCACCTATACTGGTCTATATGTGAGTCTTCACACGCTAAGATGTCTATTGGGTTAAGGCCCGCCCAGGAGGAGACGCACAGCAGTCAGAGATCTTTCCTAATCTATACAGAGCAAAGTGATGTAACTTTTATTACTCATGTATACAAGTCCTCATAGATAACTAACTCTTCATTATTTTATAGCTGCTTTGCAAATATCCGGAGGAGAGACTGGGGATCAGTGAAGACATCCGATCCCACATCTACATGGAATCCATCGACTGGGAAGAAGTGGAGAAAGGGAACGCATTTCCCCCTTTCCAAGTGGACATGGTAAGTACCCAGATCCTAATGGGACGATATTACTATATATCTGACAGATTGGAGCAATGCTGTGTCCTTACAGATAATGTAGGGAACACAAACATAATCCAGCCTGCAGGAAAACCTTACAGACTAACCAGTCAATTGTTCCCTTTTCCATGAGAGAAGATAAGAACATAACTTTCTAGGCACCGGACACAATGGTGCACAGTTGGGAGTGAGTGGAAGTGAGATGGTACAATGGTACATGATACAATCTCTATGAGGTCTATGAGACGTCACCCATCGCCATGTGGTGGAAGTGATGGCCATAGACACATAGTCTGCTTCTAGATTGATGTCCCATCTGTCCTCTCACTACATGGAATTGAGGAAGAAGAGATCGGCTCTAATTTGTAATGGGAGAGCTGCTCATTATTAAACAATAAGTCCAGAGATCTATAAACATTGAATATGACgcattgtgttttctttttacagCAGATGGACATGGATATAGACAACCGACTTTCTCCATCGGCTATAATGCCAAATACATCAAAGAAGCCAGGAGAGGAGATATACCTACCCGAGTTCACATACATCAACAGCATGTGGGCACGCATGTGAATCTGCATTAGACAACGACATCGTCCTGCGAAGATTCAGAAGAAACTATTCTACGCATTTTAGACAATTTGTTAACATCACAGATTTGTTACCACCATTGTTTACACCACAGATGGCTGATCCAGGGAGTAATCCGATCGCCttcgggggtcaggaaggaatttttgccCTGTTGGAGCAAATTATACCATGCTTCATacgggtttttcgccttcctctggatctacAGGCGAGTTCCATACTGTACAATCAGCTGTACTTACCTCCCAGGGTGATGAACTGTTAGTGGCCAAGAAGCCTGTGTAGTGGTCCGGGGATTTGTAATCCTCACTCTTCTCCATCTATCTGAAGAGTGGGGATTTCAAAGCTACTACACAGGCCATGTGCCCACTGACAGCTCACCCCAGATGGGTGTTGTGGAATTCACCTGTAAAACAAGCCATCAATTCTTATACATACAGAAGAAACCACCAAGAACTTGTGTCCTGCACCTACAGCGTCTCCTTGTTGATAGAAACCATCAAGCTTTGTGTCCTGTGTCACCCACCAAGAATTTATTCCCTGTAGGTGCAGCGTTTTTATACTGGAACCGCTAAGCTATGCTCTGtatgtaaagaataaaaaaataaaaaaaaaataaaaaataaattaaaaaaaactggccagagagggattactttgacgcagttggccggcttaaacatgtattgcGATATATATGTGAACCAAAAATCCCTCATTTTATGCAAAGTTTGTTTGATATGGAAAGGGTGTATATCAATGTGCAGAGCATTGATTTATAGATTATTTTCTCCCAACACAACGCACAACGCAAAGTCGCTTGTTGTGGCGCACTGCAGATTTTGGAAATATTCTGGAACAAGATGGATCAAGTTTGTGGCAGAAGAGGGGAGAAGGTGATCTTTATTTATATTGGCCACATTGTTTACTAGGAGCAATAATGGCATTTTATTCAGATTTAATGTGAGGCTCTCATTAAAGATATATCCTTTAGTACACATTCAAACAACGAGTTTGAGAAGAAAAATGAGGTGTGTGAAATGTGCTGCCAAGAGGGCACGGGGGgtacatcactggtgtcagtgagaataaaataaataaaataaatcccatcattgtgtcagtgggataaaataagtcccatcactggtgtcagtagaagaaaaTAAGCCCATCATTGGTGACAATGAGAATAAACTAAGTGccatcaggcccggactggccataggacagaccgggcatatgcccggtgggctgcGACCATGTCCAGGCCGCATAGCTGTATGTTAGCGGCCTGGTTGGGATTAACTTGGGCCGCGGCTGCCGCTCACCTACCGCTATGCGGCCATGCCCGTGTCACTGTCTTCTCTGGCGcatgggctgagctgtgtgtctctctcacacacagatCAGCCTCAGAGCCAACAGGAACAGTTCTGCTCTCTGCTCTAGGAtggactgctcctcctcttcccgcCCCTCTTCTGTGTCTGACACGCCCACACACTTGGCGGAGATGTAAAGGAAGCAAACAGCCTCTGCCTGAGCCTCCATTCCTGGGGTGAGTAAGAtcatcctctctctcctgcctcccagtgtgtaAAATGGAtttaaggggtgctctgtggactctgatgcaagagggGAGGCTTTGATgaccagagacccccttacatcagaaactCTGATTCAGAGTTCCCCTTGCACACATTCTCCctataggctgggttcacacttgtgcgatgtgggaaccctgcgaatccactgcgggttcccgcatcgcacatgACTCGCACGGCAGcttacactgccatatgcgaactgctggggagtgtcatacaatgttaacgacaccttcatttcagcttgcatatcgcactgcgaactgacggttcggacatgaatcggatcgcatgggtgtgaacacccatgcgatccgattctggtgtggaccaaaaaaagggtcctgtgcgtgtttgatcCGAATAGGATGCAATattagccatactatctgtatggctgaaatcgcattgcacggacatcacatgtgatttgcagagcagtgcgaatcacatgcgatatcgC comes from Rana temporaria chromosome 2, aRanTem1.1, whole genome shotgun sequence and encodes:
- the LOC120928281 gene encoding protein kinase C-like, with protein sequence MGNCFTFCRRINNDDDDDIYHQSSPACPALAKAGTSNIRASNPMEDSSGYSSPAHPAETGSNDTNLIISVISGSGSPSCLTSAEVTAATNSIAGDEDHYQSSPNPSGCHSPASPTLAKAGTSNIRASNPMEDSSGYSSPVHPAETGSNDTNLSIGVISGSGSPSCLTSAEVTAATNSIAGDEDHYQSSPNPSGCHSPACPALAKAGTSNIRASNPMEDSSGYSSPVHPAETGSNDTNLIISVISGSGSPSCLTSAEVTAATNSIAGDEDHYQSSPNPLGCHSPACPALAKAGTSNIRASNLMEDSSGYSSPVHPAETGSNDTNLSIGVISGSGSPSCLTSAEVTAATNSIAGDEDHYQSSPNPSGCHSPACPALAKAGTSNIRASNPMEDSSGYSSPAHPAETGSNDTNLIISVISGSGSPSCLTSAEVTAATNSIAGDEDHYQSSPNPSGCHNPASPTLAKAGTTISTSSITEVHSQPAAHCSPACPDEDGTANTNLGTECVLSGPCIPSHPGTPDTALSMASVFSGTSNSETESTGDDSTAPSEDVRITLSSFTLHCELGEGSFGKVVLATHRKSQQKVAIKSVIKTRNTYDLDIERYAMEKSQGCPFLIQLYAAFQTPLTACFVMEYASEGSLRDFIWKYSPVDSDYIQFLVAEISCGLEFLHYNGILHRDLKPDNILMDEEGHVRIADYGLAVAGLWDDERSTGVAGTRGFMAPEVVNNDYYQFEPDWFSLGVIIYILATKHMPFGSMTFDEYRREVNFSYPDYPPDMDPDLEDFIKGLLCKYPEERLGISEDIRSHIYMESIDWEEVEKGNAFPPFQVDMQMDMDIDNRLSPSAIMPNTSKKPGEEIYLPEFTYINSMWARM